One part of the Methylobacterium mesophilicum SR1.6/6 genome encodes these proteins:
- the lptB gene encoding LPS export ABC transporter ATP-binding protein yields MAFQAGPQPSAGRATWLGRLFGRHARQQDDPVIGADGWSAADAGGPGILSVRGLRKSYGARTVVHEAGLTVRTGEAVGLLGPNGAGKTTIFYMITGLVAADRGDITLDGLPITHLPMYQRARLGIGYLPQEASIFRGLTVEDNIRAVLEVAEPDRKERARKLDALLEEFDIARLRKSPSIALSGGERRRCEIARALASSPTFMLLDEPFAGIDPIAVGDIQDLVKHLKQRGIGVLITDHNVRETLGLIDRAYIAHSGRILTEGTPEEIVANPEARRLYLGEDFRL; encoded by the coding sequence GTGGCATTCCAGGCTGGTCCGCAACCATCCGCGGGCCGCGCGACATGGCTCGGCCGCCTGTTCGGCCGGCACGCGCGACAGCAGGACGATCCCGTCATCGGGGCGGATGGCTGGTCCGCCGCCGACGCAGGCGGCCCCGGCATCCTGAGCGTGCGCGGCCTGCGCAAGAGCTACGGCGCCCGCACGGTGGTCCACGAGGCGGGGCTCACGGTCCGCACCGGCGAGGCGGTCGGCCTGCTCGGACCGAACGGCGCCGGCAAGACCACGATCTTCTACATGATCACCGGGCTGGTGGCGGCCGACCGCGGCGATATCACCCTGGACGGCCTGCCGATCACGCATCTGCCCATGTACCAGCGGGCCCGGCTCGGGATCGGATACCTTCCGCAGGAGGCCTCGATCTTCCGCGGGCTGACCGTGGAGGACAACATCCGCGCCGTGCTGGAGGTGGCGGAGCCCGACCGCAAGGAGCGGGCGCGCAAGCTCGACGCCCTGCTGGAGGAGTTCGATATCGCCCGCCTGCGCAAGTCGCCCTCGATCGCGCTCTCGGGCGGCGAGCGGCGCCGCTGCGAGATCGCCCGGGCGCTCGCTTCCTCGCCGACCTTCATGCTGCTGGACGAACCCTTCGCGGGCATCGATCCGATCGCGGTGGGCGACATCCAGGACTTGGTGAAGCACCTCAAGCAGCGCGGCATCGGCGTGCTGATCACCGACCACAATGTCCGCGAGACGCTCGGCCTCATCGACCGGGCCTACATCGCCCATTCCGGCCGAATCCTCACCGAGGGCACGCCCGAGGAGATCGTGGCGAACCCCGAGGCGCGGCGCCTGTATCTCGGCGAGGATTTCAGGCTCTGA
- a CDS encoding LptA/OstA family protein — MSAARILCAVLAAGLMLGGPALAEKSAARKDSPFGNIGGGGKDPIKIDADRLDVFDRENRAVFAGNVVAVQGDSTIRCSTMTVTYKRGKDTPGKAAKGEIAEASEAAPPRNPAENGIQKVDCAGPVTVVQKDQVATGDHAEFDQDAKRIVLTGNVVLSQCQNVTRGQRLVYDMNTGRANMDPVPGGRVSALFVPGEKAEAKDGKGKGCTQPPAGPSAKPRTQVN, encoded by the coding sequence ATGAGCGCTGCCCGAATCCTCTGCGCCGTCCTGGCGGCGGGGCTGATGCTCGGCGGCCCGGCGCTCGCCGAAAAGTCGGCGGCGCGCAAGGACTCGCCCTTCGGCAATATCGGCGGCGGCGGCAAGGACCCGATCAAGATCGACGCCGACCGGCTCGACGTGTTCGACAGGGAGAACCGGGCGGTCTTCGCCGGCAACGTGGTGGCCGTTCAGGGCGACAGCACGATCCGGTGCTCGACCATGACGGTCACCTACAAGCGCGGCAAGGACACGCCCGGCAAGGCCGCCAAGGGCGAGATCGCGGAGGCGTCCGAGGCGGCCCCGCCGCGCAATCCGGCGGAGAACGGCATCCAGAAGGTCGATTGCGCCGGCCCGGTGACGGTGGTGCAGAAGGATCAGGTCGCCACGGGCGACCATGCGGAATTCGACCAGGACGCGAAGCGGATCGTTCTGACCGGCAACGTCGTGCTCAGCCAGTGCCAGAACGTCACCCGCGGGCAGCGGCTGGTCTACGACATGAACACCGGCCGCGCCAACATGGACCCGGTGCCGGGCGGGCGCGTCTCGGCCCTGTTCGTGCCGGGCGAGAAGGCCGAGGCCAAGGACGGCAAGGGCAAGGGCTGCACGCAGCCGCCGGCGGGTCCGTCGGCGAAGCCGCGGACACAGGTCAATTGA
- the lptC gene encoding LPS export ABC transporter periplasmic protein LptC — translation MNPVEAQAGNGQAVAAARTRAHAQAYRHSGRVRAMRRLIPVAAGGSVVALLAYLFNPFAANLPGVSVGPVTLAGSKVRMENPRLAGFRQGTRGYEVTADAALQDVRKPSQIELQQMRGHIATDDQGGVARLSAASGLFDTAREALDLKDDIRIWTDKGEEARLRSAAVTFKTGAISSQEPVVVSSPRATVNADTLDVVESGKRISFVGNVHVVIVNDDEVAKPGDRPSENRPPEKVPLRIQTSDAQPADGTR, via the coding sequence ATGAATCCGGTCGAGGCTCAAGCCGGCAACGGACAGGCGGTCGCGGCGGCGCGGACGCGGGCACATGCCCAGGCCTACCGCCACAGCGGCCGCGTGCGCGCGATGCGTCGCCTGATCCCGGTCGCCGCCGGCGGCTCGGTGGTGGCGCTGCTCGCCTACCTGTTCAACCCCTTCGCGGCCAATCTTCCGGGTGTCTCCGTCGGGCCCGTGACCCTCGCCGGCTCCAAGGTGCGGATGGAGAATCCGCGGCTCGCCGGCTTCCGGCAGGGCACGCGCGGCTACGAGGTGACGGCCGACGCCGCTCTGCAGGACGTGCGCAAGCCGAGCCAGATCGAGCTCCAGCAGATGCGCGGCCACATCGCCACCGACGACCAGGGTGGCGTGGCCCGGCTCTCGGCCGCCTCCGGCCTGTTCGACACGGCCCGCGAGGCCCTCGACCTCAAGGACGACATCCGGATCTGGACCGACAAGGGCGAGGAGGCGCGGCTGCGCTCCGCCGCCGTGACGTTCAAGACCGGCGCGATCAGCTCGCAGGAACCCGTCGTCGTGTCGAGCCCGCGGGCTACGGTGAACGCCGACACCCTCGACGTGGTGGAGAGCGGCAAGCGGATCTCCTTCGTCGGCAACGTCCACGTGGTCATCGTGAACGACGATGAGGTGGCCAAACCGGGCGACAGGCCGTCCGAGAACAGGCCGCCCGAGAAGGTGCCCTTGCGCATCCAGACCTCGGACGCGCAGCCGGCGGACGGCACCCGATGA
- the htpG gene encoding molecular chaperone HtpG: MSETIERHEFGAEVGRLLDLVVHALYSDREIFLRELVANAADAMDRRRFEALTSAASALPPDAKVRIAPDKEARTLTVSDAGIGMTKEDLATNLGTIARSGTRAFSQTLESAKAEDRPSLIGQFGVGFYSAFMVADRVTVTSRRAGSEEAWTWASEGQGSYTLEPATRSEPGTDIVLHLKEDADEYLEPYRLDHLVRKWADFITVPIAVVRDGKDESANQATALWRKPKSEVTEEQYEEFYRSVGMNFDKPWATLHWRAEGQLEFSALLFTPGAKPFQALDNDRQSKVRLHVRRMFITDEAELLPPWLRFVQGVVDTEDLPLNVSREMLQSTPALARIRRAVTGRVVSELATRAKDAEGYQPFWENFGAVLKEGIYEDFERRGEIAPLLRFRSSAAEGWTSLPDYVSRMKDGQEAIYYLVADDAEALKSSPQLEGFKARGLEVLLLSDHVDAFWPDQLGTFEEKPLRSITKGGLDLSKFASDGEQPAAPEGIDAFVAAVKTALGAEVSDVRTTDRLVDSAVVLSAGTGGPDLQMQRLMRRAGRPGAGQPVLEINPRHPLIRALASAPEAELPQAAGTLLDLARIQDGDSPRDPAAFARTVAAALAAARGA; encoded by the coding sequence GTGAGCGAGACGATCGAGCGGCACGAATTCGGGGCGGAGGTCGGACGCCTCCTCGACCTCGTCGTGCACGCGCTCTACTCCGACCGCGAGATTTTCCTGCGCGAACTCGTCGCCAACGCCGCCGACGCCATGGACCGGCGGCGGTTCGAGGCCCTCACCTCGGCGGCGAGCGCCCTGCCGCCGGACGCCAAGGTCCGCATCGCCCCCGACAAGGAGGCGCGGACCCTGACCGTCTCGGATGCCGGCATCGGCATGACCAAGGAGGATCTCGCCACCAACCTCGGCACCATCGCGCGGTCCGGCACCCGGGCCTTCTCGCAGACGCTCGAATCCGCCAAGGCCGAGGATCGGCCGAGCCTGATCGGCCAGTTCGGCGTCGGCTTCTACTCGGCCTTCATGGTCGCCGACCGGGTGACCGTCACGTCGCGCCGTGCCGGCAGCGAAGAGGCCTGGACCTGGGCCTCGGAGGGGCAGGGCAGCTACACGCTGGAGCCCGCGACGCGGTCCGAGCCCGGCACCGACATCGTGCTGCACCTCAAGGAAGACGCCGACGAGTACCTGGAGCCCTACCGGCTCGACCACCTCGTGCGGAAATGGGCGGACTTCATCACCGTGCCGATCGCCGTCGTGCGCGACGGCAAGGACGAATCGGCCAACCAGGCCACCGCCCTCTGGCGCAAGCCCAAGTCCGAAGTCACCGAGGAGCAATATGAGGAATTCTACCGCTCCGTCGGCATGAACTTCGACAAGCCCTGGGCGACGCTGCACTGGCGCGCCGAGGGACAGCTCGAGTTCTCCGCGCTGCTGTTCACTCCCGGCGCGAAGCCCTTCCAGGCCCTCGACAACGACCGGCAGAGCAAGGTCCGGCTGCACGTGCGGCGGATGTTCATCACCGACGAGGCGGAGCTGCTGCCGCCGTGGCTGCGCTTCGTCCAGGGCGTGGTCGATACCGAGGACCTGCCCCTCAACGTCTCCCGCGAGATGCTGCAGTCGACGCCGGCGCTCGCGCGGATCCGTCGGGCGGTGACCGGCCGCGTCGTCTCAGAACTCGCCACCCGGGCCAAGGACGCGGAGGGCTATCAGCCGTTCTGGGAGAATTTCGGCGCCGTCCTCAAGGAGGGCATCTACGAGGATTTCGAGCGCCGGGGCGAGATCGCGCCGCTCCTGCGCTTCCGCTCCTCGGCGGCGGAGGGCTGGACCTCGCTGCCCGACTACGTGTCCCGGATGAAGGACGGGCAGGAGGCGATCTACTACCTCGTCGCCGACGATGCCGAGGCGCTGAAGTCGTCGCCCCAGCTCGAGGGATTCAAGGCGCGGGGCCTGGAGGTGCTGCTCCTCTCCGATCACGTCGACGCCTTCTGGCCGGACCAGCTCGGCACCTTCGAGGAGAAGCCGCTCCGCTCGATCACCAAGGGCGGGCTCGACCTCTCGAAATTCGCCTCGGACGGCGAGCAGCCGGCGGCCCCGGAGGGGATCGACGCCTTCGTGGCTGCCGTGAAGACGGCGCTCGGCGCTGAAGTCTCGGACGTGCGCACCACGGACCGGCTGGTCGATTCGGCGGTCGTCCTCTCGGCCGGCACCGGCGGTCCCGATCTGCAGATGCAGCGGCTGATGCGCCGGGCCGGACGTCCCGGCGCCGGTCAGCCGGTCCTGGAGATCAACCCGCGCCACCCGCTGATTCGCGCCTTGGCTTCGGCTCCAGAAGCCGAGCTACCGCAGGCGGCCGGCACGCTGCTCGATCTCGCCCGGATCCAGGATGGTGACAGCCCCCGCGATCCGGCCGCCTTTGCCCGGACGGTGGCGGCGGCTCTGGCTGCGGCCCGCGGCGCCTAG